In Hevea brasiliensis isolate MT/VB/25A 57/8 chromosome 13, ASM3005281v1, whole genome shotgun sequence, a single genomic region encodes these proteins:
- the LOC131172200 gene encoding cationic amino acid transporter 1-like yields MSRSDEAIMAKHGGHDEDDFFSLLSGGSFAYLRVELGDFVAFIAAGNILLEYVIGGAAVARSWTSYFATLCNHEPDDFRIIVHSLAEDYSHLDPIAVVVSFVICIFAVLSTKGSSRFNYLTSIIHVGTIVFIIVAGLVKADTKNYSSFVPYGPRGIFVASAVIFFAYVGFDAISTMAEETKNPARDIPIGLVGSMIIIALAYCLLAATLCLMVPYKQLDRDAAFSVAFEYVGLNWAKYIVALGALEGMTTALLVGAVGQARYLTHIARTHMMPPWFAHVNGKTGTPVNATIVMITATAIVAFFTKMDILANLLSISTLFIFMLVAVALLVRRYYVTGVTTSANHTKLIVCISVILGSSTATAAIWGAGVDGWIGYVITIPIWFLGTLALDVFVPQARAPKMWGVPLVPWLPSASILINIFLLGSIDGPSFVRFGIWSGVLLVYYFLLGLHASYDTAQGLGENKAGDGWKKLEEGAPVSSQSGLGGETAKKIEEGGQGPSQSSLGDVD; encoded by the coding sequence ATTTCTTTTCCCTCCTTTCAGGTGGATCATTTGCTTACCTTCGGGTAGAGTTAGGTGACTTTGTAGCCTTCATAGCTGCTGGCAACATCCTCCTTGAGTATGTGATTGGTGGTGCTGCGGTGGCTCGGTCATGGACATCTTATTTCGCCACTCTCTGCAACCACGAACCCGATGACTTCCGAATCATAGTCCATAGCCTCGCCGAGGACTATAGCCATCTAGACCCCATCGCTGTTGTAGTTTCCTTCGTCATTTGTATCTTTGCCGTTCTTAGCACCAAGGGCTCTTCCCGTTTCAATTACCTCACCTCCATCATCCATGTCGGTACAATCGTCTTCATCATCGTCGCTGGCCTCGTCAAAGCAGACACCAAAAATTACAGCTCCTTTGTTCCCTATGGCCCCCGTGGTATTTTCGTAGCTTCAGCAGTAATTTTCTTTGCATATGTTGGATTTGATGCTATTTCAACAATGGCTGAAGAAACTAAAAACCCTGCTCGAGATATCCCAATTGGTCTTGTGGGTTCAATGATAATAATTGCTTTAGCGTATTGTTTGCTTGCTGCTACCTTGTGCCTAATGGTTCCATACAAGCAACTTGATCGAGACGCTGCATTTTCAGTAGCATTTGAGTATGTGGGTTTGAATTGGGCTAAATACATCGTGGCTCTAGGTGCATTGGAAGGTATGACCACTGCTCTTCTCGTGGGAGCTGTAGGCCAAGCCCGATATCTCACGCACATTGCTCGTACTCACATGATGCCTCCATGGTTTGCTCATGTTAATGGAAAAACAGGAACTCCAGTAAATGCCACCATTGTTATGATCACTGCTACAGCTATCGTCGCTTTCTTTACAAAGATGGATATTCTCGCCAATCTTCTCTCCATCTCTACattgttcatcttcatgcttgTGGCGGTGGCTCTTCTTGTTCGCCGCTACTATGTTACTGGGGTCACGACATCTGCAAATCATACCAAGCTCATCGTTTGCATTTCGGTGATTCTTGGTTCctctactgctactgctgctATTTGGGGTGCAGGAGTAGATGGCTGGATTGGATATGTGATTACCATACCAATATGGTTCTTGGGTACATTAGCACTTGATGTTTTTGTTCCACAGGCAAGGGCTCCGAAAATGTGGGGTGTTCCACTGGTGCCATGGTTGCCATCTGCTTCGATTCTTATCAACATTTTCCTTCTAGGGTCGATAGACGGGCCGTCGTTTGTAAGATTTGGTATCTGGAGTGGTGTTTTGTTGGTGTATTATTTCCTATTAGGATTGCATGCATCTTATGACACGGCTCAGGGGTTAGGAGAGAACAAGGCTGGGGATGGCTGGAAGAAGTTGGAAGAAGGTGCACCAGTGTCTTCACAGTCTGGATTAGGAGGTGAGACTGCGAAGAAAATAGAAGAAGGCGGGCAAGGGCCTTCACAATCTTCTCTAGGAGATGTAGATTAG